A DNA window from Trichosurus vulpecula isolate mTriVul1 chromosome 2, mTriVul1.pri, whole genome shotgun sequence contains the following coding sequences:
- the LOC118837290 gene encoding probable E3 ubiquitin-protein ligase TRIML1: protein MDARDLIENLKAELTCSICLGCITDPVTVKCGHSFCTGCLLQCKEGDDETFTCPECRGVIRHSDLVPNKQLQNLSITGKRLRSHLLQSVVGLTTCDEHGEKEKFFCEEDQRLLCDSCLLAPEHKDHHVLPLETVTDKYKDKLQETRNILQKKEQEFKMSLVKVRRRKTRFKKDTYDLKQSIISEYGRMRQFLRDEQCQYLKKLDQESRDSVINKLEERKAELSQPIQNLQRMIIEIEENLDKAPLEVLQDMTGTLEKNEECLLQKPELPSLGWTPYSITALREMLMSFQRDITFDPESANPHLTLSEDLKKVKYGSVPQDLPNNKERFDYVLAVLGAQTCTSGKHYWEVEVGDKTEWELGICKDSVSRKGQLSSSSEDVRILAGCTSGNCSFILNSHNDFQSIQPIHKVGIFLDYEKGHIAFYNVIDRCLIYSPSNIVFEGRLRPYFSFGMPKEECTPGSLIICPIINE from the coding sequence ATGGATGCAAGAGACTTAATTGAAAACCTCAAGGCAGAGCTGACTTGCTCCATCTGTCTGGGTTGCATCACTGATCCAGTGACTGTCAAATGTGGCCATTCCTTTTGCACAGGATGTCTTCTCCAGTGCAAGGAGGGAGACGATGAAACCTTCACCTGCCCAGAGTGCAGAGGAGTCATCAGACACAGTGACCTGGTGCCCAACAAGCAACTGCAGAATCTGTCCATCACTGGTAAGAGGCTGAGATCTCATTTGCTGCAGAGCGTGGTGGGCCTGACCACCTGTGATGAACATGGGGAAAAAGAGAAGTTCTTCTGTGAGGAAGACCAGAGACTCCTCTGTGATTCTTGTCTATTAGCCCCAGAGCACAAGGATCATCATGTCCTTCCCTTGGAAACAGTGACTGATAAGTACAAGGACAAGCTCCAGGAGACAAGGAATATCTTACAGAAAAAAGAACAGgaatttaaaatgtcattggtCAAAGTGAGAAGAAGAAAGACACGCTTTAAGAAGGACACCTATGATTTGAAACAGTCCATTATTTCTGAATATGGGAGAATGCGCCAGTTCTTACGGGATGAACAATGTCAGTACTTGAAAAAACTCGATCAGGAATCCAGAGACAGTGTGATCAACAAACTGGAGGAAAGAAAGGCTGAGTTGTCCCAGCCAATCCAGAACCTGCAACGGATGATCATAGAAATAGAGGAGAATTTGGATAAGGCACCCTTGGAAGTGCTGCAGGATATGACAGGCACTTTGGAAAAGAATGAGGAATGCCTACTTCAAAAACCAGAGCTTCCTTCCCTTGGCTGGACCCCCTACTCCATCACAGCTTTGAGAGAAATGCTCATGAGTTTCCAGAGGGATATCACTTTTGATCCTGAATCAGCCAATCCTCATCTCACCCTGTCTGAAGACTTGAAGAAGGTCAAGTATGGAAGTGTCCCTCAGGACCTTCCTAACAACAAAGAGAGATTTGACTATGTTCTCGCTGTTTTGGGGGCCCAGACCTGCACCTCAGGCAAACACTATTGGGAAGTGGAGGTGGGAGACAAGACAGAGTGGGAATTGGGCATCTGTAAAGATTCAGTCAGCAGAAAGGGGCAACTCTCCTCCTCATCTGAGGATGTAAGGATCCTAGCAGGCTGCACATCTGGAAATTGTTCCTTCATTTTGAATTCACATAATGACTTTCAATCGATTCAGCCTATACACAAAGTAGGAATTTTTCTTGATTATGAAAAAGGACATATAGCATTTTATAATGTCATAGACAGATGTCTCATCTATAGTCCCTCAAATATAGTCTTTGAAGGGCGTCTCCGCCCTTACTTCTCTTTTGGCATGCCTAAGGAAGAATGTACCCCTGGATCACTCATTATCTGCCCCATTATTAATGAGTAG